The stretch of DNA TTTTAACTGAAGAATGTAAGGTATTGGATCCGAAAGCATAAGGGATTGGACGCCCTGAGTGAAGCGGTTACAGGTGTCTATTGTTCCCGTGGTTGATATACTGAGACAACTTGTTCGCCACCTTGCAATTAGAGACgtggcagtgaggctggtagatacctatcagcgccagcatttttaattgtctccgatttcctggggcaaaggggtgtcttagctaaatttgaaatcgatgtgcaggaaaagtacagcatgaattgctgcacaagtgtatctaaaattaaaaacataacccttaatattaatattcatacttactggtgtataataaggctttgttaattgaattataagataaaactaaaaataggtaatgatttttttaagtaagtatgaacagtaaaaataaaaggatgttgatttcggcttgtgcattttatctgggaatgttgaaaaatatcagatatcactgacacgtcctgtttatgaaagtaatcagtgatataaaaaaagaacagcaccgctggcggacgtacgacgtatCTCGAATTAATTCATAAGGTGCGGAAAGGAGCTTAATTAATAaacaggaaagattaaaaatgggaaaaaaaaggtgaaatatgaatgagtttgaggaaaggtgtgtgtgtgtgtgtgtgtgtgtgtgtgtgttaaggtaaTGGGTTTTACAAATGAAGAATGTAAGGTATTGGATCCGAAAGCATAAGGGAATGGACGCCCTGAGTGAAGCGGTTACAGGTGTCTATTGTTCCCGTGGTTGATATACTGAGACAACTTGTTCGCCACCTTGCAATTtcctatacagggtgtaacgcgagtttctgcaaatattgaaagaggtgaaagaacgtttAATTCTAAGTataaaatgttctatgcacatatgcattttaaggctttgtttacccgtcagaggatttgaaaatgtacgggactcgcgggtgtgctctgtgacatgacggacacacggttgtattgtcgcagcctcggaggtgccacttagtcatattacgaatggtttaatattacattatcttataacaagacaaatgggattacaaagcatgtaatttaccgataagcattacaggacaacattattgcggtgattaaaagtacttctgtaaaatgctacgcggCATCATCAAAGCGATGGAGGAGGGCGGGTGGGTAGCCTGCCCttgcgaccttgaaaacagctgagagatgatgccacgtagcattttacaggagtactttttatcaccgcaataatgttgtcgtgtaatgcttatcggtaaattacatgcttttttatatcatttgtcttgttataagatactgcaatattccacagcctgcaaaaaatagcattaaaccattcgtaatttgaacaagtggcacctccgaggctgagaCAATGCAGCCGTCTGTACTTCACCTCACAGCTACACGCAGGGCACAGCAgcgagtcccatacattttcaactcctctgacgcaCGTCGCCCACCACCAGGGTCAGAGGGTCGGACATGATGCAGAAGAAGGCGCGGGAGCCGAAGTATTCATCCGCCGTCCACCGCTCCCCGTCGCTGAGAAAGCTGCTCCTTGTGTCAcagctgaggaagagagaggcgagggataGGTCACTCCTGCAGGAACACCAAGTAAGAAGGAACACCAATAGACATGGCCACTCGgagggatacaaaggaaaaaacaagaagtaaaagataAGGACCGGAGGTTGAAATCGCTCACACATGAACAAACAGTAATAGATAAGAGCACGGAGTTTATTTAGATCactcacaaagaaatacaaatgaagaacaaacatatCTAACTTGCATTTTGGTTCTTCCGAGGCTGTCTGTGATAAAGTACACTGAGCAATCTTGTAAAGTGGATGTAGGCGGGAAAATGCAAGGATGCAGGcacggggagagagggagggaaagtgagagggagggaggaagggaggcagaaaggagggaaggaaggaacgtaggagaaaagaaaggaataaataaaagcaaagccttccccaccaaaaaaaaataattaattaataaaattaaataaataaataaataaaagtaaaacggagaaaaaaagaagaaaggaaggtatgaacaaaaggagagggaaaggaagaaacggataagaaaaggagagaaatcaaatgaaagaaaggaaggcaggaaggataaaaaaaaacgaaataacggaaactcatagatagatagatagagagaacgatagataggtaggtagattgataaatggatggatgaataaagaaatagagagagagagagagagagagagagagagagagagagagagagagagagagagagagagagagagagagagagagagactagataaACAATAGTATTCTCATAGGCTGTATCATACCAGGGACAAGATCCTTTACACAGAAAAATACTGATAATATatgtcataggaaaaaaaaaaaaacattcaatgaCTCCCAAGACACCAGCACAGGTTAAGAATATTTTACTAGATTGCTTCATGTATCCCCCAATGCATCTGTAATGCCATAAGAGATCATTTCAGAGATTATGACAACCAGCTGGATTGGATGTTTACAGTAAAAATATGGATACCAATAGTACCTATTTACAAGAATTAATAATTACTCCCAGACTTTACAACCTTGCCTCAGTTGTGGCTGGATAGTATCTGGATAACTGGAGGATTACATTCCTTCTCACAAGCTAGCATGAACGTGTTTGTGGTCTGTGTTATAGGCTGTCATAGGCTGAAAACAGGAAAGCCTAAGCAAAGGAAAAGGCAAGGAGATGTGACAGTCTGTAATTTTTCAGCTCTTCCAAGTTGGTGGTGATGCAATAATATGAAAGCTACATCACAGACCTGAGCAGTaggataataatagtaatgtcttttggttgaaagagagagagagagagagagagagagagagagagagagagagagagagagagagagagagagagagagagagagagagagagagagagagagagagagagagagagagagagagtagaaacaGAATACCTAGAGGAAGATAGGGTAGTAAATTGTCTCGGGTATGTAATgggtggaggggtgggtgggaggggtaGGGTCAGCAGCAAGAGAAggctggtggaggaggcagaagtggCTTTGGCTTCTCCGACAAACTGTTTCCCAAGCCTCCCTCGACCTGGGCAGTATTTCAGCGGTCTTGCCGCTCATTTTGGTTGACTTCAGCCAAGCCCTTAACCTTGAGTCGCTCTGCAGTCTTGAGAAAATTAGGAAGGTCTGCCTGGGCTACATTGACCTCTCCTGCATACATGTACTCCAAGATTGCTTGCAAGTGGCTGAAGGGCACATCTTTCAGGATGATTATTGGATGTTTGGAGGGATTTTCCTCTAGCAAGGCCTTGAAATATGGGAAACATGCAGACAGCACCATCTTGTGTGCCTTGCAGGTTTGTCCATCACAGGCCAGAGTCACATCTGTGAAACTCTTCTCCTCACGTAGATGTTTGAAGGAGAATACCATATTGCTATGGAACTCATTCCATCGCAAGCAAAACTGCTGATCATCTGCCATCTTGTGGGTTTTTTGGATCGGCGTGGAGTGGTCAGTGTTGTGTCAATGTTTACAGCAACACACGTCAACAAGATCCGAGAGTGGTGAGCATGGGGGAGGCTGGagagtggtgaaggaaggagacaggggaATGGATGAGCATggcagggcagggaaggaaggaagggcagtgaagggaaggaggaataatgatggaagaaaggcaagtgagggaagagggacggTGTAGGAagagcagtgaaggaaggagagccaGGGGAAGTcgaggcagtgaaggaaggagaggggcgtggaggaagaatagggacGTTGTTGTAACCCAGCAAACAACAAGAAATGAAACAtgtaacaagaaacaagaatgaaacaaaaattaagaaatgaaaaagggaaacgagaagtagaaagaataaatgagggaagaagatgataaaaacGACAGCAGGTATCAAGAAGCTATCACCACCCTGACagataagagacgagacgtgaccaccgaggagaacaacaagatgcggtgagtcatcacaacaCTAACAGAGCCGGAGATTAGcacaacattacaagaagaggtactcaggtggccatcactgaattagtatacgagggaagcagaggtcaccggAAACAGGTGACAtggacaacacggacagccgGCACACCACAGGAACcgccgcctccttgttcctgattagaagatgcgattaccaaaGTAACTCGAGAATGaatcttattgaaagttaaggaaaaataaactgtgTGATCGAAGTACGgggaagataaatatagttacttgaaaatggATCTTGCGGAAAGTATATGAAATTGAACCATATGACcaaagtatgagaaaataaatatatttactcgaaaattaaccttattgaaagttacaggaaaatgCCGCGAATGATCGAAGTAgtggaaaataaatgttatagCAACGGAAGCCTTGTTGGGGCAAAAGGTCGCTCTAACATCACGCGTATATTACAAggtgtaggagacgggaatagacagaaacagagagagggacaagCTAGACACagctgtcagaccagagagggtcaggatgggcaagccgcctgtcgcagtaccagtaagtagagccacacagttgtaatgcagtcacaGTAAAATGTgggtgttatatattgacagagagggattgggtggtgtaggatgtgttcctcAATGAATATTACCTGcgaggtttgtgtaggatgagatttatcattgagtattaaatatgtgaagtgatttgaatcggaagtgtaatgtgaagtgttccagatgtttaatggaatttatttgaagagagatgaaaccaTTTTCGTAGTTTCTCCTTGCTGTCGGAAGTCATATATGATCATCTAagtgtaaataaatgtaaataacacaaaataagtaaaaaataaataaataagcgctcccttgaacccacaaaagccagtcttATAGTTTAGGGAGGCAGCAAGAGTGTGCAACGTAGAAGCACGACAACGCAGAAGGaagattaatgaaggaaagaaagctagtgaggaaaggagagccaAGGAACAGTGACGTGAGGAAcagtgaaagaaggagaaataatgaaggaaggatgaacagtaaaggaaggagaagtaatgcaggaaggagggacaaTGAGAGAAGGCTGGCCAGTGAAGGAGGGACATGAAAGGAGGggtagtgagagaggagagtcagggaagaagggaagtgatggaaggagggacagagaaggaaggaggaccagtgaaggagaggtagtgagggaagagaacaatgaggtaggaagggacaaggaaggagggcggtgagagaggaagtgaagggaggagggatcgTGGGAGGGGTATGATGGATCACAAACACCTGAAGAACGAAGGATTGCTGGAATGGTGCAGGTCTGGGTGTCAATGTACTGCTGGCTGGAACGTGAGGgatgcctggagtgtgggagcaTGACTGGACTAAGAGTGACTATGTACGACTGGAGCGTGGGTGTAGGAGTGACTGTGAGTGTGTGACTGGAATGTGACTGGCAGGATtgtgactatctatctatctatatctatctatctatgactGCAATGTGAAATAACGAAGCGTGAATGACATGAGTTTAAATGTATGACTGAATTTTGCATGACAAGAACGTGGAGAACATAAGCATAAATGACTGAACAGTGGATTTGTAACTGCAATAAGCCAAgtcaagccaagccaagccaagccaagcaatGCAAAGcaaagccaagccaagccaagccaagccaagtcGTGTAAGGCGAGGCATGTTAAGTTAAGCACACACTTTTGATGAGTTATGGAGCTTGAACTGGTGCTggtagtgatgtgtgtgtgtgtgtgtgtgtgtgtgtgtgtgtgtgtgtgtgtgtgtgtgtgtgtgtgtgtgtgtgtgtgtgtgtgtgtgtgtttgtgtgtgtgtgtgttttgccgtGTCGTTAGTTGTAagtgtacatgagagagagagagagagagagagagagagagagagagagagagagagagagagagagagagagagagagagagagagagagagatctggtcaggaatttaattttgtgttagtgttttacgccatctctctctctctctctctctctctctctctccttacaacagttttgtctttctgttttctctcgctcttatctttcgttgagagagagagagagagaaacattattattacacacacacacacaaacactcttttCATAGGTAAGTTAAcacttttaataaaaaaaaaaaaaaatatatatatatatatatatatatatatatatatatatatatatatatatatatatatatatatatatatatatatatatatatatatatatatatatatatatatatatatatatatatatagaaccctttctttttaccttatcTATCACAATAATCCTTTTctacctcctattccttcccttccaaatGAAACCGAACCATTAAGAAGTATCACTTGCTTCTCTCCTGTAACTTGTAATGAAACGCTCGAATTAATTCATAAGGTGCGCAAAGGAGCTTAATTAATAtacaggaaagattaaaaatgcattgtggggaaaaaaaaggtgaaatatgaatgagtttgaggaaaagtgtgtgtgtgtgtgtgtgtaaggtaatGAGTTTTTTAACTGAAGAATGTAAGGTATTGGATCCGAAAGCATAAGGGATTGGACGCCCTGAGTGAAGCGGTTACAGGTGTCTATTGTTCCCGTGGTTGATATACTGAGACAACTTGTTCGCCACCTTGAAATTAGAGACgtggcagtgaggctggtagatacctatcagcgccagcatttttaattgtctccgatttcctggggcaaaggggtgtcttagctaaatttgaaatcgatgtgcaggaaaagtacagcatgaattgctgcacaagtgtatctaaaattaaaaacataacccttaatattattattcatacttactggtgtatgataaggctttgttaattgaattgtaagataaaactaaaaataggtaatgattttttttaagtaagtatgaacagtaaaaataaaaggatgttgatttcggcttgtgcattttatctgggaatgttgaaaaatatcagatatcactgacacgtcctgtttatgaaagtaatcagtgatataaaaaaagaacagcaccgctggcggacgtacgacgtacttatcttgatcatgattcttcagttaaagaaagcgccgttaggaaggagtgtaaagtgtaaacaatagcctctcagttctgccgatacaaaggcctttactttgctttactatatccagaataggatatagctcgttctttcgggaattttcttaattccgctgtagtccatgattgtggcggtgatgtatccattgtgcagggtagtcgagtaagcgtggtcctgtgttttggtttgctcgctgcccaagtacccgaggatagtgatcgtaccgcaaaaataaagtctctgatacaaaattatattttctatacattaaatggatttgccttttgtttggtacatgaaaatgcaagtatatattagtgtacttccattgaggtcagtagaaaattacagattgcctgccttgatacacttacacttataggctcttttaagaatatcatctgaaattatgaatagaggctcaaacaatgtcatgtgctgtcagttatcacgaaattaattgacttaaaattcattactgtgcaacgatacacttttgtaagcttgtaaaacctttccccaaaaagtatttattttccggcgagaattaaaaattcaggcgctatctggtatcaaaacgctcactgcgacgtctctaatttcctatacagggtgtaacgcgagtttctgcaaatactgaaagaggtgaaagaacgtttAATTCTAAGTataaaatgttctatgcacatatgcattttaaggctttgtttacccgtcagaggatttgaaaatgtacgggactcgcgggtgtgctctgtgacatgacggacacacggttgtattgtcgcagcctcggaggtgccacttagtcatattacgaatggtttaatattacattatcttataacaagacaaatgggattacaaagcatgtaatttaccgataagcattacaggacaacattattgcggtgattaaaagtacttctgtaaaatgctacgcggcatcatcaaagcgagggaggagggcgggtgGGTAGCCTGCCCttgcgaccttgaaaacagctgagagatgatgccacgtagcattttacaggagtactttttatcaccgcaataatgttgtcgtgtaatacttatcggtaaattacatgcttttttatatcatttgtcttgttataagatactgcaatattccacagcctgcaaaaaatagcattaaaccattcgtaatttgaacaagtggcacctccgaggctgagaCAATGCAGCCGTCTGTACTTCACCTCACAGCTACACGCAGGGCACAGCAgcgagtcccatacattttcaactcctctgacgcaCGTCGCCCACCACCAGGGTCAGAGGGTCGGACATGATGCAGAAGAAGGCGCGGGAGCCGAAGTATTCATCCGCCGTCCACCGCTCCCCGTCGCTGAGAAAGCTGCTCCTTGTGTCAcagctgaggaagagagaggcgagggataGGTCACTCCTGCAGGAACACCAAGTA from Scylla paramamosain isolate STU-SP2022 unplaced genomic scaffold, ASM3559412v1 Contig10, whole genome shotgun sequence encodes:
- the LOC135096965 gene encoding longitudinals lacking protein-like, translating into MADDQQFCLRWNEFHSNMVFSFKHLREEKSFTDVTLACDGQTCKAHKMVLSACFPYFKALLEENPSKHPIIILKDVPFSHLQAILEYMYAGEVNVAQADLPNFLKTAERLKVKGLAEVNQNERQDR